TTGATAGGTCTAATTCAAAAAAGTTTGAAGTTTTTTTCCTGGAAAAGACAAGGTATTTCAAACCTTTTTGGTCTAATAATTTTTGAGTAATATATGACATTGGCCCATCACCTAAGATGACAACATTAAACTTTCCAAGCTTTAAAATATATTCATCAAGTATTGAGTCTACAGCAAGATAATCGGTATTCGTTCCATATATTTTTGAGTTATCAACATATAAACAGTTAATTGCATTTAAATCTCTAATCTCATCAACGACAGAAACCTCTGACAGAAAGTGTTTTTTATAAGGAGCTGTTATGCTTATTCCATCATATTTTTGAAACAAATCTTTAGCAGAAGGAATGAGTTCTTCTGACGAATAATCCAAAAGTGTATAATCTATTTTTCTTTTTAGAATATTTTCATAGATCTGCTGTGATTTTGAATGTGAAATATTTTTACCAATAAGAGCTAATTTAGTCATGACTTAAAAACTCTTTAGCAGATTGAATATCATTTTTAATTTGTAAAACAAGACTATCGATACTTGAAAATTTTATTTCCCCCCTTATCCGCTTACAAAATTCAATTTTTAGTTTCTCTCCATAAATATCTTCATCAAAATCAAATATATGAGTTTCTATATGAATGAGCTGTGAATCATTAAAGGTAGGGTTATACCCAACATTTGTCACAGAATAAAATGTTCTTGTTCCTAAAGTAGTTTTTGTGGCATAGACTCCGTTTTTAGGAGCTATTTTGTCGTGATCAAATTCTAAATTTGCCGTCGGAACTCCAATTTTTTTACCTCTACCATCACCCTTTTTAACAAGTCCAGCAATGAAGAAATTTCTCTCAAGTAAACTACCTGCAACATCTACCTCTCCATCAATAATTTTTTGCCTAATTAGAGTTGATGATACATTCATTTCACTAACACTATACTTTTGTTGGACTTCAAAAAAAATATTTCGATCATCACAATATTTTTCTATCAACTGATTTGTTCCACTTTTGTTTGGCCCAAAAGCAAAGTCATGGCCAAGATAAAGTCCTTTTATCTGATGATTGATAAAAACATATTTTTCAAGAAACACATGTGATTCTAGATTACTAAAATCTCGGTCAAACTCTATTTCTACGAGATAATCAATCCCTAGTTCCTCCAACATTTCTTCTTTTTCTTCGTATGTATTTATCAGAGAACATTCATGTGGACGCAATATTTTATAAGGATGTGGATAAAATGAAATCACTACACTAAACGCATTTTCTGCTTTAGATTTTGAAATCATTTTGTTTAAAAAATGACGATGTCCAAAATGTACTCCATCAAAATTGCCGATCGTCAGATAAAATGGCCCATCTACTTCTTCTATTCGTTTTACTTTTTTCATCAAATTCACTTTTAATTAGTTCAGCAACACTATCATAATGCTTTTTGTTAAATTCAATCCTCTTTTGGTCCCTTTCAAAGTTATAATCTTGTGCTTCTGCAAAATCAACGACTTCATAAAAATAAGTTTTTGAAGGTTCTGAAAGCTTACTATTTTCGATAATATCCTTCAAAGTAGGATAATTTTGTGAATTAAGCTCACTAAAAAGCCTATGTAATTTACTGAGTTTTGGGCCATTTTTTTGAATATCCTTAATTAATCGATTTATCTGCCCTGGCCCTAATCCTTTACGTAAAGAATTAAAGACGGATTCTCCTAAAAAAATAAAAATAATAAGTCCCAATATCCTTAAAATATAATCGATTGGTTCTAGTTTTAAATTTTCACTTTCGGTAAACAACGGGGCCAAAGGCCCTGTACTTATCATTCTGTTTACTATGGTTTCGTTGTTTTTTTCGACTTTTTGCTCAGCTAATTCATTTTTTAAATTCTCATAATTAATATCAGCAGTTCCTTCAATCGTAAGTTGAGGCACAACAAGATCAACTTCTTTATAAGTTTCATCGTCTGGATCAAAATAAGAAAATTTCTTAAGTGTCTGAGGTAATTTTACATTTCCGCGAGCGAGTAATGTGTATTGGAATGTTTTCTTCGCAGTTTGATTATTGATTTCTTCAAAAGAATTTTTAGTATCAAAATCTTCTATGGCGTCACTAGAATAAATTAAGGGTGCCCCAAATTTTTCTAAGGCACCAGGTCCTTCAACTTTTAGCGTAACTTCAACCGGCTCATTTACTAAAACCTTATCACGAGCAATTTTTAGGGAAAAATCATGTTTGCCGACAAGTCCTGTAAAATTTTTAGGAACATTCTCACCGGGAAGTGGTAGCACTTCGAGTTTTACTTTTTGACTTACAAGGGTTTTATATTTCATTCTTCCTACACTAAAACCAAATCCGAAACCACCAAGACCTGCGTTAGACTTGTCCTCGTAAAGAATTTTTATTTTCATTGGGTCAATATATAATGTTCCAATTTTATCAGGATACACTCGAGCAGAATACTTTAACTCCTTTCTATAGACTTCCCCATTTAAGTTTACGGTTTCGCCTTGAGTTTTCACTTCATGAAAACGCTTAATAAAGTTCTCTAACTTTGGGAATTCTAAAGGTTGCCATTCCCCAGTTCGAGTTCTAGAGTACAAATAATAGTCAACATCAATTCCTTCATTAAGGAAAACTTTTTGTTTTGAAATTTCTGCTACGAGAAAAATTTCTCGTCCCCTTTTAGGAGCAACCAAGGCGTCAACATTTACATTGTCAAATTTTAAATCTTTTCCATCAATATTTATGACAAGATCACTTAGGGTAATTCTTCCTGCTCGATTGGCCATCAACTCATATCTCACTTGCCTAGAGACTGCTCTTGATACTCGACCATTTATAATTGAAGTCCTAGAACTTACTCCTAAATCTGATTTTTCGAGGACTTCAGCTCCATTAGGGACAAAAGTAATATAAGGATCATCTTTAATATCTCCCTCTATAGTGAAAATTATACTAAATGTATCATCCTTGACTGGTTCTTTGGGCTCTACTTCATAAGTGATATTTAACGCTAGGGCCGATTTAAATAAGAACGTAAAGGCCATAAATGCAAATAATAGTTTACCAATCCTTCTTCTGATCATTTCTATCGTCCTTTTGGGTGGTATCCATATACATCTTTTGCAATTCACGATCTCTTCCCATTAATTGCTTGAGTATAGGTCCTACTTTTTTTCTTTTTTTCATTTCAATATCTTTCAAATACTTTTCTAACATTTTTTCTTTATTTAATTTTTTCATTTCTTTTTCTAAATCACTTTGCCCTTTTTCTTTTTGCTCACTTTTAGCATCCTTATAATTATCTTGCTCTTTCTTGAAATCTTTTTCTTCTTGTTTTTTTTCTTTATTCTTTTGATTATTTTTGTCATCTTGATTTTTCTGTTCGGTATTTTCTCCATCTTTTTTACCGTCTTTCTTCTCATTTTCTTTTGATTCTTTTTGCTTGTTTTCTTGTTCTTCTTTTTGTTGAGACTCTTTAGAATCATTGCCACTATCTTTTTTATCTTTTTGGTTTTTCTTGTCCTTGTTTTGTTGATTTTGTTGACTGCGTTTTGCTAAAGCAAACAGAATATTTTTTGAGACAATTTCTTTCAATTTTTCATCTAAGATATTTAAATTATATAGTTCGTTAAAGATCTCCAAACCTTCAGAATATTTTTTTTGGTTAAGTAGTAAGGTTGCATAATTTATTTTTTGAATGGTATTTTCGGTGTCGGTGGTATTAGTTAAAAATTCACGATAGAGGATTTCAGCATATTCTACCCTCTTTAACTTTCCAAGTTCCATGGCCAAATAAGGTATATTCTGTAAAAGTAATTCACCTCTTTTATGTTTCTCTAAAAGTCTTACTACTTCTTCAGTTAAAGGAGGTAGTTTTTCTTCTTCGGGTGCTTTCTCTTGGGATTTCAAACTACTTGTTTGAAAACTAAAAAAAAGCAGAAAAACTATACAAAATTTAAAGGAAGATTTTAACCCAATTAATTGAGATAAAAGAATTAAAATTATTCCAGAAATAATATAATTCATACCTTCGACTGGTCGAATTTTAACTTGGGCACTTCCAGAATTTGAATCAAATCCTCGTTTAAAAAACTCATTAATTGATTCTGTTGGCATGCTGTAGGAATTCGCAATCCAGTACTTATAGTTTTTAACATTTTTACCAAATCTTTTTAAAAACTCTTCATCCAGTTTCGAGACAACTTCCTTACCCTCATAGCGTTTATTCCCAATGAAATTTCCACCTTTTGTTCTTATAGGGATAGGGCCTCCTTTTGAAGTACCAACTCCAACGATAGCAATCCTTATTGAATCAGGAATTTCTCTAGATAAAAATTGTCCATTCTCTTCAGAATCAGTAAAAATTAATAAATTTCCAGATGGTAATTTATTTGAGCTTCCCTTCAAATAATTTACCGCCTCTAAAATGGCCTTCGTAATATTAGAGCCTCCATTGGTAATATCTAGTGACTGAAGTGCTGCAATTTTTGCATCTAGTAGATCTAAATCATCTGTGAATGGAACGACTTTTCTTTGTATATCTGAAAATAAAACGAGTGCGATTTGATGTCCAAATGCTTTTTTAACAAAATGCCTGGCCATCATGATTGCTTTGTTAAATCTATTTGGTCGCACATCTTCGACTAGCATACTACTTGAAGTATCTATTAGGATAACTGTTTTTTGTTCTCTTAGCTCAGTTTCGACATTTTCTCCCTCTCCTCGAAAATCAAGCAAACAAAAAATTAGGATCAAAAAGCCTAAAATATAAAAAAACTTTCCGATATAAAATGTATTTGATTTTTCAAAAAACCAATATTTTTTAATCCATTTTGTGAAAAGGATATCTTTGTAAAGAACTAAGCTTATGAAAAGTATGGCCAAAAATATTATCAAATAGAGATAGGATGAGTATGTTATTATCATGCTAAACCTTCTTTTAAGAAGACTCGTCTAGCGGTTTCTGCCCCCATCAACAATAATAGTCCATAGAGGAAAAATTCATAATAGTGTTCTTCAAAAACAATTTTAGAACTTGAATCAATTTCTGTTCTTTCAAGTTTTTCAATTTCTTCTAAGACTTCTTTCAGAGAACCTTCATTCTGTACAACGTAACTTTTCCCTCCTGTTGTATCAGCTATTTCTTTTAAGGTTTTAACATCATAGCTGCCACCAGGAATATTTCTGTAAATAATGTTTCCGAACAAATCCCTACCACTTGGCATTTTAGCGTCTTTGTTTCCACCAATTGCGATGGTGTATACTTTGATATTATTATCTTTGGCCATCTTCGCCGCCTGTAAAGGAGTTAGCGTTCCGACCTGTGAAACTCCGTCAGTAAGTAAAATGATGACTTTATTTTCTGTAACTGACTTTATTCCTCTGGCCACTGCGAGTCCGATAGCATCACCAATATTAGTTCCAGAACCAAGAACGCGTGTTTTTATTTCATCAACAACTTGGTCAACAAGTTCAAGATCTCTGGAAAGAGGCATTAAAGTAAATACTTCCTCACTAAATATGATAATTCCAATTCTGTCTTTTGGTCTAAGTTTAATAAATTCTCTAATTTTCTTTTTTGCGGCCTCTAGCCTATTGGGTTTAAAATCAATGGCCAGCATTGAAAGTGAGACGTCAACGACAAAGAATATATCATTAATCTTTAATTTATTTTTCTCATAATCAATAGATTTTCTCGGCTGCATGATCGCAAATGATAAACTGAGCCAGCCACATACTCCAATCAGAAATACTATAACTCGGGGAAAAAACATTTTCTTTTGTCTATTTTTTGGAAGATAAAGTATAGATTGCTTAAAAATTCCCCAATAAAGGAAGGTCCATGCAAAAAGTGCTCCCAGACCTATAATAAAATAATATGGTGTTTTATATTCGTACATCATTTCTACTAATTTTTTCTTTAATCACTATTAAAATATTCTTTAGTTCATCTTCATTCCAATTTTCTTGGTATTGAATTTTATCTAGCTCATCTTTTATTTCTTTAAAATCATTCTCTCCTAAAATGCTTAGTTTTATTAAATCCGTTTTAATGTTAACTATATCTTCTATTTCAGAACGTTCAGACAATGTATTCACTTTTTCAATTAATTCTTGACGCCTTTTCATTCTTTTCTTTTTTAAATATTTTTTGAAGTATAGATATGACCCCATGGCAACAATAAGGATAACAAATAAAATCAAGAGACTTAAATAGATTAACTTCTCGACTGAGGTATAAACTTTATTAAAAGTTTCATTTATATAGACAAAAGATTCAATCGGTTTATCAATTTGATTGATTGAAGATGATAGAACAAGTTTTACAGGAACCTTGATATTTTCGTAGTCAAAAAGCAAAGTCATATTATTTTCAACTGGTTGCAATAAAACTAAATCAAAATCTACTTCCAAGACATCATAATTATTTTGTGAAAAACCATATTTTAGAATTTTAGTTATATAGAGAGCATTATCGAAAACATACTTTCCCTCTAAACCATTGATCCAATAAGTAGATTTATCCTCCAACGGCCAAATGATCATTTTGCCTTTTACAATGTCTCCCAGATTAATTTTTTCATTTGGACTTTTAATTTCAAGCTTCCCTTCAATACTAGCAATTGTTGAAAAACTTAAAATAAAAAATGTAATGAAATACAATATCCTAATCAACTATAACATCTCCTTAACAAACTCTTCAAGATAGCGGTCTTTTACATTTATCTTCTTAATTCTTTTATTTATATCCTGAATGTTTTCATCTTTCCTTCGACGTCCATCTGTATAGGTAACTTTACCAATAGAATTAGATCTACTAAAGAAATGGAAAGGCATTTTTTTATTTTCATCAATTGGGGAAATAATTTGAAAACAATGCAGATTACTAGAGAAGAAAACCCTACTTAAATCCTCCAATGCGAGTGATTCTTGAAAGTCTGAAAGAGCAACAACCTCTTTTCTTCGTGACAAATGTTTTAAGAGATTATTAACTACTAATTTCCCATCTAGTTCTTCTGAATCAACTCTGGACAAATTAATTCTTCCCTTTTCATCTAAGACGTTTAGTTTTTCTAACGCACTTATAAGTAAAACGATACCAACATCTCCATTTTTATTTGGTAAAGTCGTCATTTTATCTGTCAAAATTATTGTATGAATAAAATCATTTGTTTCTTTTGCAATAAGATATAATAGACATGTAATCTCAATCGCCGCCTGAAGCTTACTAATACCATTATGTCCAATTAACATTGAAGGCGTTGCATCTAGTAAGACAACAATCTCAACGTTTCTCTCCTCTTCGAAAGTCTTAATATAAGGAGACTGAGTTTTTGCGAGCATTTTCCAATCAATAAAACGAACATCATCTCCATGGGTATAAACTCTATGTTCCTTAAACTGTAAACCTGAGCCCTTGAAATGTGATTTCAACATTCCAATTGAAAACGAATTTGAATTTCTAAAAAGGGCCGATTTTATTCCACCAACAACCCTTCTTACTCTTTTTAAATCCATCATCAGACTAATTTCTTTGCAATTTTTATAGCAATATCTCTGGAATTCATATTATCTATGGTAGCTTCATAAGTTAAAATCATTCTGTGCCCCAAAACATTTGGAACTATTTTTAAAATATGTTCAGGAGAAACAAAGTCCTTATTATCCATGAAGGCCAAGAACTTTGAAATTTTAAACAACCAAATACATGCACGAGGAGAAGCTC
The nucleotide sequence above comes from Halobacteriovoraceae bacterium. Encoded proteins:
- a CDS encoding VWA domain-containing protein, which translates into the protein MYEYKTPYYFIIGLGALFAWTFLYWGIFKQSILYLPKNRQKKMFFPRVIVFLIGVCGWLSLSFAIMQPRKSIDYEKNKLKINDIFFVVDVSLSMLAIDFKPNRLEAAKKKIREFIKLRPKDRIGIIIFSEEVFTLMPLSRDLELVDQVVDEIKTRVLGSGTNIGDAIGLAVARGIKSVTENKVIILLTDGVSQVGTLTPLQAAKMAKDNNIKVYTIAIGGNKDAKMPSGRDLFGNIIYRNIPGGSYDVKTLKEIADTTGGKSYVVQNEGSLKEVLEEIEKLERTEIDSSSKIVFEEHYYEFFLYGLLLLMGAETARRVFLKEGLA
- a CDS encoding bifunctional riboflavin kinase/FAD synthetase, with translation MKKVKRIEEVDGPFYLTIGNFDGVHFGHRHFLNKMISKSKAENAFSVVISFYPHPYKILRPHECSLINTYEEKEEMLEELGIDYLVEIEFDRDFSNLESHVFLEKYVFINHQIKGLYLGHDFAFGPNKSGTNQLIEKYCDDRNIFFEVQQKYSVSEMNVSSTLIRQKIIDGEVDVAGSLLERNFFIAGLVKKGDGRGKKIGVPTANLEFDHDKIAPKNGVYATKTTLGTRTFYSVTNVGYNPTFNDSQLIHIETHIFDFDEDIYGEKLKIEFCKRIRGEIKFSSIDSLVLQIKNDIQSAKEFLSHD
- a CDS encoding DUF58 domain-containing protein, which encodes MDLKRVRRVVGGIKSALFRNSNSFSIGMLKSHFKGSGLQFKEHRVYTHGDDVRFIDWKMLAKTQSPYIKTFEEERNVEIVVLLDATPSMLIGHNGISKLQAAIEITCLLYLIAKETNDFIHTIILTDKMTTLPNKNGDVGIVLLISALEKLNVLDEKGRINLSRVDSEELDGKLVVNNLLKHLSRRKEVVALSDFQESLALEDLSRVFFSSNLHCFQIISPIDENKKMPFHFFSRSNSIGKVTYTDGRRRKDENIQDINKRIKKINVKDRYLEEFVKEML
- a CDS encoding BatD family protein — translated: MIRRRIGKLLFAFMAFTFLFKSALALNITYEVEPKEPVKDDTFSIIFTIEGDIKDDPYITFVPNGAEVLEKSDLGVSSRTSIINGRVSRAVSRQVRYELMANRAGRITLSDLVINIDGKDLKFDNVNVDALVAPKRGREIFLVAEISKQKVFLNEGIDVDYYLYSRTRTGEWQPLEFPKLENFIKRFHEVKTQGETVNLNGEVYRKELKYSARVYPDKIGTLYIDPMKIKILYEDKSNAGLGGFGFGFSVGRMKYKTLVSQKVKLEVLPLPGENVPKNFTGLVGKHDFSLKIARDKVLVNEPVEVTLKVEGPGALEKFGAPLIYSSDAIEDFDTKNSFEEINNQTAKKTFQYTLLARGNVKLPQTLKKFSYFDPDDETYKEVDLVVPQLTIEGTADINYENLKNELAEQKVEKNNETIVNRMISTGPLAPLFTESENLKLEPIDYILRILGLIIFIFLGESVFNSLRKGLGPGQINRLIKDIQKNGPKLSKLHRLFSELNSQNYPTLKDIIENSKLSEPSKTYFYEVVDFAEAQDYNFERDQKRIEFNKKHYDSVAELIKSEFDEKSKTNRRSRWAILSDDRQF
- a CDS encoding VWA domain-containing protein, whose translation is MIITYSSYLYLIIFLAILFISLVLYKDILFTKWIKKYWFFEKSNTFYIGKFFYILGFLILIFCLLDFRGEGENVETELREQKTVILIDTSSSMLVEDVRPNRFNKAIMMARHFVKKAFGHQIALVLFSDIQRKVVPFTDDLDLLDAKIAALQSLDITNGGSNITKAILEAVNYLKGSSNKLPSGNLLIFTDSEENGQFLSREIPDSIRIAIVGVGTSKGGPIPIRTKGGNFIGNKRYEGKEVVSKLDEEFLKRFGKNVKNYKYWIANSYSMPTESINEFFKRGFDSNSGSAQVKIRPVEGMNYIISGIILILLSQLIGLKSSFKFCIVFLLFFSFQTSSLKSQEKAPEEEKLPPLTEEVVRLLEKHKRGELLLQNIPYLAMELGKLKRVEYAEILYREFLTNTTDTENTIQKINYATLLLNQKKYSEGLEIFNELYNLNILDEKLKEIVSKNILFALAKRSQQNQQNKDKKNQKDKKDSGNDSKESQQKEEQENKQKESKENEKKDGKKDGENTEQKNQDDKNNQKNKEKKQEEKDFKKEQDNYKDAKSEQKEKGQSDLEKEMKKLNKEKMLEKYLKDIEMKKRKKVGPILKQLMGRDRELQKMYMDTTQKDDRNDQKKDW